Within Sorghum bicolor cultivar BTx623 chromosome 2, Sorghum_bicolor_NCBIv3, whole genome shotgun sequence, the genomic segment TAGAGGACTTggcatatttgccaagtgaaggaggaattttgccaagctcacaaaattgccaagtagttttgccaacttgttggaggctgtTTTTTGTGGTTTTAGCAAAAATCCTAGGATACCAAGTatttttagcaaactgttggagttgctcatcATGCCTAGCTCGCTCAAAAATTGTAAGCATACCACAAATACAATTGAACACAAGCAAGCAAAGCCCCACCTGTTAACTTGTTGTTAATGCAATTATACTATTTATGATCTTCAAAAATTACAAAGCACATATATGAAAATTGCACAAGCCGAACAGTGCAAATACTACTTGTTATTGATGTAATTatactatatatgtatataaaaCAAAATCTGGCTCATGCATGTGGAGCCTGTTGACAGTATATTTAATTTGTGGTACCAAACAAGTCTTGCAGACAAAGAGGATGCATCAGTGGCAGCAAAAAACATATTAgaagtgttttgctaaaaatttaCTATGGAAAACACAAAATTTAATGGGAAATAAAGCAAACATGCACAACACAGGAAAAGCCAGCAAGGACGACTTGTTTATCAGCATTAACAAAATAGAAAGACAAACTCGGGTACAACCACAAAAGCAAGACAAATATCAATCAGTGTACGACCAGCCATTTGTTTGGGAGAGAAAATGGGCCTCGCAGACTACCAAAGTGTGCGTGCGAAGAAACCCGTTACCGCTAAACTGCaaacaccttctccatcagCAACAGGTGGTCTCTCCCAATACAATCAACACTTTCTGCACTACTCATGCTCGACCATGACAAAAGTACTCTAGCTGTACAAAGTTAAGGAGCCACAACATGGACCACACGAGCATTGCATCCACAAGACCCACACATCTCATCCAGCCTAGCACAAGAAAAATGACACAATGCAGACTGCCCTCCATGTAAAAGGAGAAATTAAAAGGAAAAAGGGGGAAACAAGTATAAAAACAACTAACCTATATGAAAATGCTTGCAAGTCTTCACTAGTTCAGCTTCATCAACCTCATCCTCTGACAAATGTGGATCCAAAGAAGCTATGTTTTCTTTAGAGTTCATATCAAAATCATCATCATTCTCCCCATCGATAGATTTATCATGAGAACAGAAGTCTTTATCCTTCATGGTTACATAGAAAAACACTAGTTAGCAtataattttcaattaaaaacacaTGATTTCAGTTAGAAACAGAGTTTCAGTCATAAAATAGAGATTCAGCCAATTAACTAAAGCAATAAAATGAATGATAGGTTTTAGGTTGCAGACATATACAAAGTAACAAAATTCAGTGTGACTGTCAGCACAAATACACAATATCTCAAGACCTTTTAGGTGCctgacacttgtctattttctaGAATTTTTTGTTTCCTCTTGAATGAATAAAGCTGCCCATAAAAAATCTAGCAAACATATACGAAGAACAGAACACTAGCACTTGATTTATACTAAGGTGGCATAAACGACAAGCATTATTTGCTCTGTATTTAGTTAATAAAACAGATACAACACCATAGAGAATTCTAGTTAAATTACAGTAGAAAATTTATATAGGTGCAATAGGCGCTTCAAAAAGACATGAAAACATATAAATACTGGATGATAGGCCTGCTCATGATTCAAAAATGTTGGATCAGTAAGATGACTCCTCAACTTTACCTATGGAGGATTTCTTATAGTGAAGCATGAGCAAACTAAACCAATAACCCACCCTGCCTTCCACATGTTTAAAACTCCATGACAAATAGGATAAACACCCCCCTTCTATAGTGATTTATAGCTTTCCATTCATTTGCAGTATGACAATTGAAAAACTAGCACCCAAATAAACACCACGAGGTTCACAGATCAAATAAACTCAATGCTAATTCCCAACACGAGGTTATGAAACAAGAGTTTGCATTGTAGGTTAAACTCAGCACTAATTCCCTATCTTCTAAGAGTCTATCGTATTGTACGTCCTAACAGATCAAATAAACTGATGGGAATAGAAGCCAACACAGCAGATCGAAATCTAAAACAGGGGACCAAAATTAACTAAGAAACACAATTGAAGCAAATACTTTTTGGACAGAGTAACACACACTGAGCATCTCTGACAAAAGAAATGACACTTTAGAAGCCTATGTTCCCAGACCCCCTCCAAAAATCCAATGTACATTACTACATATTACATACCACACAGACATGTTAAACCGAGTGGTAAATAAGAAACTTCATCCAAATTCATCCCTAAGATGACGAATTGATGCTTCTCGTGGAACTGAGCGAACTGGTAGAGAAGACGTCGACTTGTTGTTTTAACTTTCTGTTACTGACAGAACTGAATGGCTCTTGTTCATAGTATTAACACAAGTTCCTGTATATGTAATTTGTTCAGAGAGCAATGCAATAGAGCAAGCAGCAGGGAACATTATAGCATAGTACGATGAACACATGCCATCAAAAATTTAAATGGAATTGAATAGTTTTTCTAAGAACAAATTAATGCTCAGGAAGATTGCCAGGAAAAAATGGGGTTTGCAAATTCAGTTTTACAGTTTGGGCGAAAGTGGCCAAGTCATCTAAGACGTCTGATTTTGCTAGTAGTGTATCAATTCCAAGGTAATATATATTCCTGAACACTTAGTTCACTTCAATAGATTAGTTACATATAAACCAATCCCCTGTACTACTACAGAGAAGACTCATCTATGCAGGTGGGTTGGTCTACAAATCCACATATAGCCCAAGTGAGCAATTGAATCTTTCACTTCCTTTGATGTGGAGATCGACATATACATTCTCCAGATACTGAGATTCATTGAGTCCTAAGCAACTTGTGTTGGCTTCACAGAAAAAATTGTAGATAGTCTAGAATCTGGAGGTCTCATAGAACACCAGCAAAACAAATTTTTCCTCTGTCTAGGAAACTGGATGTCTGATGAACAACAGTCAAACAAATTTATCTCGGCACAAGCCAGGAACCTAGAGGTCTGATGAGCGTCAGCTAAACAATGTGCTCACACCAGCTATGAAcgtaataaaaaataactagtaGAAAAATCACAAGTTGCAGACCAAAAACTCTAAAGCAAAGACTGGAGATCTAAATTTTGATTACCAATTAAGCGAATGTGGATGGGGGACCAAAAGCGAAAGGCAAGTAGAGAccaaaaactcaagcatggcaATGCTGGCAACCTTTTGCTAAAATTAAATTAAGTGGATTGCTCTAACTGAAGCAGATCAAAGCAAGGcaaattattaaaaaaatagaacaACTTTATAATAAACTGAACTCCTGAACCATACATGCAAATTCTGAAGCTTATGTAACTGAAATGGTTATCAACTTGAAACAACTTGATACTTCAACCATACATATCTGACAAAAGGATGCAGAGTCACACAAGTTCAGATCCCTTGCACTTCCTATCCAATGCATGATCAAACTCGATTCAACAAACAAGAAAATAGAATTCCATAGTTTCTAATCACTTCATTTATACTAAGTGGGCATCAACAACAACCATTGTTTGCTCTACATTTAGTAACCAAACAGAAACCACACAATATGCAAAGACAGATGCTTCACCTAGCATTATGCAAGTAAGAAAAATCGAGTTGCATAAAATAGAAACCGCCATAAAAAATATAAACCACCAATGCTAACCGAGGAACCATTGCCTTCAGAGCAATCTAGAACCCTCCAGGAAGGAATGATGAGCTAAACCCTCCAACTGCCATCACTATCTGCATGTCAACAGTACATCTAGTTGAGATACTTATAGATCATGACAAGTACAGTGTTAATTTTTAGATAAAAACACAAATGACCAGTTGGGCACTATTTTGATAAGTTCTATGTGCTGAAAAGAACTCCAGAACAAAAGGAACACATAAATATCAATTGCAGATACTCTACTCAGGAGGTTAGTAAATTCTACAATCCATGCCTTTTTCACTCATGGTTAACAAAGCCCTTAAGCATTCATCCAGCAGGTTTCATATCCACAGCAACTAAACTAAGCGTCCTAAATAAACAAACCTCTAATCACATCTTTCCTGTAAATGTTGTTGCCAAATAGCTGATCCCAAATAGCAcatatagaaaactaaatagaGAAAATAGAGTGCTCATGGGGAACAAGCACAACAGCATCGTCATGTGGAATTTGTCCCAGACTCCAATATAGGATTACAGCTGCAAAACTTGTCTACACTATTGACCCTGCTAGCAACAAGTGCCATCGAAATACTTTTTTGAGAAAGATAGTAACTCGATGCTCATTCAGTAACTTGATAATTTAAAAATTGATGAGCACAAATAATATCTGGCTCAATCATAAACAACTTGAAGTTGGTACGGGGCTTCAAAGAAATAAATAATCATAGCATACAACTAAATAGCAAGAATGACATCTCTGCCTTTATCAAATTCAAAAAGAAATAGAACAATGATACATACAATTATCAACATGTGCAGAACAATACAGCTACCGATAGAGCAGCATTCATGAGATTGAGCCGAGCTACTAAAAATGAACTCATCACCAAACAAAACGCACAGACAACAAATGCTGAAACTGAAAGTAGCAGCCATTCCAGACCATTGATTGCTTAGCTCAACTCTTGCTAACAATTACTAATCCTAGTCTACTAAGCAAGACACCACCACTGACACATTCACACAACACACTACTTAGCACTACTACTTCCTACAACGTCAATGCTCCATTAGTAGCTAAGCTACAACAGCACGCCCAAAACCTGAACTAGTTGTTCAGGGACCTTCCACTTTGAGCTACGCTCGTGGAATGCACCCAGAGTATATCCATCAGTGAGCAGCTGGGCAAGCACCAATACCTGATGCACCCACTACAGACATTGAACAAGGGTCAGCCAAGCGCCCCCACCCAGCATACCTACCATCTGAGCAAGGTTCACGGCCGATCATCTGTCTACCTACGAGCAGAGACCATGCGCCCCTGCACCCCTAGTTGCAACAAAATTAACAGCCACAACCCCTGCCGCAACCAAATCCACAGCTAAACAAGGGATCATCAGCGCCGGATTCATAAATGACTTTACTTATAACTTCGAATCACCAAGGTGCTTACTACGCTAGATCCATCAGCGCTAGATTTACTAACTACAGAAGCCGGGGCAAGGCAGGGGTACACGAAACAACACGGGGGCAGCAGCCGTGATGTGGCAGGCGGAGGCGAGCCATGCGGACTTGAACGGGCGGGCTGGCTGTAGCACCTCACCGCGGTGGCCATCGTCGTGGTGGCGCAACGGACACAAGAGGACCACTCGTCGAACGCGAAGAACAGATGGCACCCACGGCCAGCGCAGAAGTCGCTACCGCGAACGAGGGTGTTGCGGCATCGTCGTCGACGTTGGTCCCCCATCTCCTACCCCATCAAACCCCGCTGCCTGCTTACATTCCAAAATCCCCCAACCAAATCTCCACCCCTCTGACCTCAACAAAGTACAGAACCACGAAACAGGGAAGCGCAAAACGAGAATCACCTTCGGCAGCACTCTGCATCGAGGAGCGCGAGTTCGCTGGACCAAATCGTCGCCGCACCGACAAAATCGCCTTGGGTGCGCGTCATGGGGAAAAGCGTCGAGGGGGAGGAAGACGAAATGAAACACTAAGAAATGGAGAGGAGCGGTTCCCAATTTTTTAACCGTACCCAAAAAAGTGGGCCCTATAGATCAGAGAAAGAAACGGCGGTGGCAAGAATACACACACGATGTCAATCCAACGAACAGAAAAAACGTGTGCCAACACAACCAAAAACACATGAGTGTGATATAGCATTTCTGATCTCATTATACTATATAAGTAGACATCCTGGACTCCTTattttggatcaaacttgatattgttTCACATGAGCTTTAGCTACCACTATTAAAAAAACCATCAGTTCATTCTCTCACTCCCTCGACGTCAGAAAAAGCTATTACAACTGTTCCGGACTCATATTGCACACTCATTTGTTGCTACAGTTAGCAGTGGATGAAGTTCATCAGCCATGCAAAGAAACTAATCAAGAGAATGAATTAGTCAAGGAATTTAGCAATGAAAGAAAGATACTAGAAGCTATATGCAACAAAACTAATCAATTTGAAGAGCTTAGTTAGAAATTGTGCGTCGTGAAGGAGTAACTGAAAACTAGAATGAAGCGTGAGCTACCACCATAGTGACCAAAGGAGTAACTGAAAACTATGATGAAGCGTGAGCTTACTGAAGAAACACTGAGTTTATTCAAAAATCTGCTTATGTATACCCCATCTCTTACAATATCATCTTCACATCGTGTAAGGGCTAATCTCTTCACGTTTGGaataatataaaaattataaGCTAGAACAAACTTATTTAGACAGCCAAGATATTACTAATTCTTCCAACACTGAAGGCTTGGGCCAAAGTTATGCATCCACACCACAGTTTCACAAGACATGTGACATGTTAGATGAAAACCCATCCTGACCCGCTTAAAATGCGCCATTGCGGTGGTCCAGGCAGCCTAGTGGTTTCTGATTGAACCGAGGATACTCCTGCATTTAAAGTACAAGCGGAGTCATAAAGTGGTTATTTTACTATTACTGATTGAAGGCTCTCAGTAGAGTCTCTATGTTAATAATCATGAGATTTGCTAGAAAAAGAACTAGAACTCCAAAATTTCTAAACATCCCACCGTCAATTCGGTAGACTCTAATAAACATGAGCACTAGAAGCTTCCACTTTATAAAAAAGTGACCACATTTgccattataaaaaaataaaatatattagTCCCCAAAATTTGCATCAAAATTACCTAGCTACGCCACTATAAAAGATAATCCAGTGTAACATCTTAAATTTGTATCTAAATTGACTAATCACTCTgttattaaatataacatatatagtaACCCCTAAAtttgttctaaattatacaCCTATGTCACTATAAAAATAATCTAAAGTAACCCTTTGATTTGCATCTAAATTACTCACCTCTATCATTACACAATAGATAATCTATTCATATGTTTTCTTTGGAGATATGATGGGATACAATGGTCCCATCCCTGTTTTTTTGGATGGGATCGTCCCACTTCTGGAAATGTTTTGTTTAGCCGATAAACATCATATACATATTAAAGGTGCAAGCATAAAGCTATATTGGTTGGGAAGTTGATTCCACTTGCCTTCTGTTGACAAGTAGACCTTGGGAATTTGATCTAGCTTTCCCATTTGAAGGTTCCTCGCAAATTCAGAATGCATCCTAGTAAAGTATGCTTCTTTGATAGAATTGAGAAATTTGATACCAAGAGGGACGTCCCGTAATTTCTTGAGGCTATCAATGTGAAGATATTCAAGGCTGACCAAAGCTCCCTCATGTATGCATATTTGATTGACCTGCGGCAAATCCCACAAGACTACCTTCTTCAGCTTTTGGAACATCTTGCCATGGAAGTTTAGCTGTTGTCCAGTATATGCCCTTGTAAGACGTAGTTCAGTTAAATTTGACAATTCAGAAAGTTGTGGCACTGGACTATCTATCAACTGACACCATGCTAGCTCCATTAGCAGTAGTTGACTTCCGTGAGTAGAGAAAAAGGGAGATTCCAAAGTTCCTTCAGACAACCGCCCTACCAATTCTAGCTTTTCAAGAGGATTTTGCAATGTCAAATCCTCAAGCAGGAGGAGCTCAGCTTCATTGATGGCTCTTATATGTAATTTTGCAAGATGGTGCAACTTTGATAAAGAATTGCACAGTTGTGCACAATGGCTACTCCTCAAATAAGTAATGGTAAGAGATCTCAGCTGGGATAAATCAACTAGTTTTGCAACAAACAATTTAGTTGCTCGAACTTCGTTCAAAGATTGCAATTCCTTCAAATACCAGAAGCCATCAAATGGCTCCATAGATTCCCAATTATGGAAACTTCTATATGTTGCATCTAGCAATTTTCAAATAAGGAGGTGACGCAATTTATTCAGTTTAGAAAACCCGTGTGGAAAATTCAGTGCACGTGTGCGCTCAAGGCTCAATGTTTGTAAATTGATAGATTTAGGGAGTTCCTTCACATTTGTGTCATTTAGGCACAGATACCTAAGGTTGAATAGCTCCCCAATTGAACTAGGAATATCCTCAATAGGCAAGCCGGATAAGTCTAATACTGTAAGGTACTTAGACTCAGATGGAATAAAAGAATGCCATGAACATGATGACATGCGGGTGTCAAATGCTATAAAGGTGCGAAGCCTGGATGGATCCATGCTGGATTGAATGCCATTGTTGTGCTGGAGTACCGATACACGACGAGGATGTAATCCCACCTGAACAAccccaatgtcatcataaaTTGCACAGAAATTTTCTTTTTTCGATTGGTAAATGGCCAGTTCACGAACAAGATCATGCATACAGATACACTGTATCCTATCAAAACTGTTCCTTGCTACAACCTGAAACATGCTTCTCTGAATGAGTTCTGTCAGATATACTTCTCCAACATCCTCTAAGCTGCATCCTCCTTTGTGTTCAATAAACCCTTCACTGATCCACAATCTAATCAACATTTTTCTGTGGATCAGATAGTCTTCTGGGAAAATAGCACAATATAAGAAACAATTCTTCAAATTGTCTGGCAGGTACTTGTAGCTTAGATTTAGAATTTTTTCCACATGGTTTAAGTTCTCATTGTTGTGTAGCTCTGAAATGAGTTGATTGTAAAAAAACCTCCATTCTTTATGATTCCTTATTTTGAGGGACAATAAACTCCCAATTGCTACAAGAGCTAATGGTAAACCATCACATTTCTCCACTATGTCTTTACCACATTGATGTAGTTCCGGGGGACAaatgtaatttttatttttcgGAAATGCCTTCTTACAAAATAGAAGCCATGAATCATGGTCATTTAAAGGCTCAACCTTGATTTTACAGCCAGCCTCAGCTATTGAAGCTACTTCCTCAATTCTTGTCGTGATTATCACTCTACTTCCTAGGCCATTATCAACAAGAATCTCTCTAATTTTAAAAAGAACTTCAGCAGTCCAGACATCATCCAATATAATCAAGTACCTCTTTTTCTCCAGAATTTTTGTCAGCCTCACTCTTAGTTGTGCACTATCTATACTTCCAGCATCAAATGCTCTATTGTCATTTCCATGAATTTCTTTCAGCATGTTTCTCCAAATATCATTTATCTTATATGATTGGGAGATAGAAACCCATGCATGGCAATTAAACTTGGATATTACCGCTTCATTTTTGTAGACATTATTGACAAGGGTGCTTTTCCCAAGGCCACCCATACCCCAAACAGCAATGATCCGAAGAGGGGGATCTTCCAGATGCAGTGAATTGATCAAGATTTCTCTATTTTTATCAATTCCTACAAGTTCATTGTCATTGATTGAATGATCATGTCCAGGATGATATAGTTGCTGCTCGCTGTCACAGTTTACAGCTGGAATAAAATTCATACCAGTTATTGGTTGGGCCCAACGACTTATTCTTTTTGAAAGTTCCACAACTTCTTTGTTTATTATATCTGCTCTTATGGCAATTTCATTAAGTGAAAAT encodes:
- the LOC8055838 gene encoding disease resistance protein RPM1 isoform X1; the protein is MVDVVVLLVIKKIGIAAACETLKLAKPLLGKNSELQMALPDNMKLIKDELEIISAFLKEVGMKDYNSEVIQTWIRQVRRLAYDMEDIVDQFMYRISEYQQRDTWNCVKKLFKRHPSLFSLNEIAIRADIINKEVVELSKRISRWAQPITGMNFIPAVNCDSEQQLYHPGHDHSINDNELVGIDKNREILINSLHLEDPPLRIIAVWGMGGLGKSTLVNNVYKNEAVISKFNCHAWVSISQSYKINDIWRNMLKEIHGNDNRAFDAGSIDSAQLRVRLTKILEKKRYLIILDDVWTAEVLFKIREILVDNGLGSRVIITTRIEEVASIAEAGCKIKVEPLNDHDSWLLFCKKAFPKNKNYICPPELHQCGKDIVEKCDGLPLALVAIGSLLSLKIRNHKEWRFFYNQLISELHNNENLNHVEKILNLSYKYLPDNLKNCFLYCAIFPEDYLIHRKMLIRLWISEGFIEHKGGCSLEDVGEVYLTELIQRSMFQVVARNSFDRIQCICMHDLVRELAIYQSKKENFCAIYDDIGVVQVGLHPRRVSVLQHNNGIQSSMDPSRLRTFIAFDTRMSSCSWHSFIPSESKYLTVLDLSGLPIEDIPSSIGELFNLRYLCLNDTNVKELPKSINLQTLSLERTRALNFPHGFSKLNKLRHLLI